The following proteins come from a genomic window of Metarhizium brunneum chromosome 2, complete sequence:
- the met-7_0 gene encoding Cystathionine gamma-synthase, translated as MSPLALGESIPQDTAHAVSVSLPTWKSNIGYEEGEKWVVEKMATGYPRFFIHKSIQALASDIVSDYGLSDQQAMLFPTPAAAQRCINFVTNAEPSYLQKINLVELALDMSKTLSPLLKKLAPTVSAILLPKAAFPIAKQYWQHTGDGVSSRRAEFCHSLLRDGLLIPTNSTQISSEASPWAIRGPKRYQRTGNNGNSKDTGSYNYEESLESSRFLEERFGRNLDLAFVERAKSAIRRRIAGCLVQDMDSLPVMASNSRGLQNLHEDDVYLFPAGMNAIYNAHRALLYARGQMKSVNFGFPYVDTLKILQKFGPGCEFFGHASSADLDKFEELLRTGHRFLALFCEFPGNPLLICPDLQRIRRLADEFDFAIVVDETIGTFANINVLPAADIVVSSLTKIFSGDSNVMGGSAILNPNSRFYGQIKKAMNYIYEDTYWPEDAIFMERNSRDFFNRVDRINTNAEAICATLQQHASVKDIFYPKCNPSRHYYDEYRLPNRGYGGLLSIVFHSRQHAEAFYDSVEIAKGPSLGTNFTLGSPYVLLAHYQELPWAAQFGVAEDLVRISVGLEDTEMLQNIFNRALNATETMPKTDSDFNT; from the exons ATGTCACCTCTTGCCCTGGGCGAATCCATTCCCCAGGACACAGCTCAT GCTGTCAGCGTGTCACTGCCCACATGGAAATCCAATATTGGTTACGAAGAAGGCGAAAAGTGGGTTGTCGAGAAGATGGCGACTGGCTATCCCAG GTTCTTCATCCATAAAAGTATTCAGGCACTTGCCTCAGATATTGTATCAGACTATGGCTTAAGTGACCAGCAGGCAATGCTGTTTCCGACTCCAGCAGCCGCACAACGCTGCATTAACTTTGTCACCAACGCAGAGCCCAGCTATCTACAGAAAATCAATCTTGTCGAGCTGGCTCTGGATATGTCCAAAACTCTATCACCgttgctgaagaagcttgctCCAACAGTATCTGCTATCCTGTTGCCCAAGGCAGCTTTTCCCATAGCAAAACAGTATTGGCAACACACAGGAGATGGTGTTTCAAGCCGCCGCGCCGAGTTTTGTCACAGCTTGCTGAGAGATGGTCTGCTTATTCCAACCAACTCAACTCAAATATCAAGCGAAGCATCACCATGGGCGATCCGAGGACCCAAAAGATACCAACGAACAGGGAATAATGGTAATTCAAAGGATACGGGAAGCTACAACTACGAGGAGTCTTTGGAAAGCTCTCGTTTCCTGGAAGAAAGATTTGGGAGGAACTTAGACCTTGCATTTGTGGAACGTGCTAAATCTGCTATCCGAAGACGAATTGCCGGGTGTCTAGTACAAGACATGGATTCCTTACCTGTCATGGCTTCGAATTCACGGGGTTTGCAGAATTTACACGAGGACGATGTGTATCTATTTCCAGCGGGAATGAATGCCATCTACAATGCTCACCGGGCTCTTCTCTATGCCAGGGGTCAAATGAAAAGCGTCAATTTTGGATTTCCCTACGTTGACACGCTGAAAATTTTGCAGAAGTTTGGTCCGGGGTGTGAGTTCTTCGGCCATGCCTCATCTGCCGACCTGGACAAATTTGAGGAGCTCCTGAGAACTGGTCATCGTTTCCTGGCGCTATTTTGCGAATTCCCAGGAAATCCTCTCTTGATATGTCCAGATCTACAACGGATTCGTCGCCTAGCAGATGAGTTCGATTTTGCAATCGTTGTAGATGAAACCATTGGGACTTTCGCCAATATCAACGTTCTGCCAGCTGCCGACATTGTCGTAAGCAGCCTGACGAAGATATTCTCCGGCGATTCTAACGTGATGGGAGGGAGTGCCATATTGAACCCTAACAGTCGGTTCTACGGGCAAATTAAAAAGGCTATGAACTACATATACGAAGACACATATTGGCCAGAGGATGCAATTTTCATGGAGAGGAACAGTCGAGATTTTTTCAACAGAGTGGACCGTATAAACACAAATGCGGAAGCTATTTGTGCTACTCTGCAACAACATGCAAGCGTCAAGGACATTTTCTACCCCAAGTGCAACCCGTCTAGGCATTACTACGACGAGTACAGGCTGCCAAACAGAGGATACGGAGGCCTACTGTCCATTGTCTTCCATTCTAGGCAACATGCAGAGGCCTTCTATGACTCCGTGGAAATTGCCAAGGGGCCTAGCCTTGGAACCAATTTTACGCTGGGTAGCCCGTACGTACTACTTGCACACTATCAAGAGCTGCCCTGGGCTGCGCAGTTTGGGGTTGCAGAGGATTTGGTTCGTATCAGTGTAGGACTAGAAGACACTGAAATGCTTCAAAATATTTTCAACAGAGCATTGAATGCGACGGAAACAATGCCGAAGACAGATTCAGATTTCAACACTTAG
- the hh2b gene encoding Histone H2B: MPPKAADKKPASKAPATASKAPEKKDAGKKTAASGEKKKRSKTRKETYSSYIYKVLKQVHPDTGISNRAMSILNSFVNDIFERVATEASKLAAYNKKSTISSREIQTSVRLILPGELAKHAVSEGTKAVTKYSSSTK; encoded by the exons ATGCCCcccaaggccgccgacaagaagcccgccTCTAAGGCTCCCGCTACCGCCAGCAAGGCTCCCGAAAAAAAGGACGCCGGCAAGAAGACCGCTGCTTCTGGCGAAAAGAAGAAGCGCTCCAAGACTCGCAAGGAAACTTACAGTTCTTACATCTACAAGG TCCTGAAGCAGGTCCACCCTGACACCGGTATTTCCAACCGTGCCATGTCTATTCTGAACTCGTTCGTCAACG ATATTTTCGAACGCGTTGCTACTGAGGCATCCAAGTTGGCGGCTTACAATAAGAAGTCAACCATTTCTTCCCGAGAGATCCAGACATCCGTTCGGCTCATCCTACCCGGTGAACTTGCCAAGCACGCTGTCTCAGAGGGTACCAAGGCTGTCACCAAGTACTCATCGTCCACGAAATAA
- the KGD2 gene encoding Dihydrolipoyllysine-residue succinyltransferase component of 2-oxoglutarate dehydrogenase complex: MLSRRIATAARMAPLRSMHPLRSNYLAMLPPLMQTVRTYSDKVVKVPQMAESISEGTLKQFSKSIGDFVEQDEEIATIETDKIDVAVNAPEAGTIKEFLASEEDTVTVGQDLVRIELGGAPSGSKEEPAASKDEAKEATESEPVKTETKPQQSQTSLNPEPKQTEKPATTRAASKEAQSAQSEPSQTSTASASTGSREERRVKMNRMRLRIAERLKQSQNTAASLTTFNEVDMSNIMEFRKLYKDDVLKKTGVKLGFMSAFSRAAVLAMRDIPAVNASIEGPNGGDTIVYRDYVDISVAVATEKGLVTPVVRDVESMDLVTIEKAIADMGKKARDGKLTIEDMAGGTFTISNGGVFGSLMGTPIINLPQSAVLGLHAIKDRAVAVNGKVEIRPMMYLALTYDHRLLDGREAVQFLVKVKEYIEDPRRMLL; encoded by the exons ATGTTGTCCAGGAGGATAGCCACCGCTGCGCGCATGGCGCCGTTGCGCTCTATGCACCCCCTTCGCTCCAACTACCTGGCGATGCTTCCGCCCCTGATGCAAACTGTGCGAACATACTCCGACAAGGTAGTAAAAGTACCACAAATGGCCGAGTCCATATCAGAGGGAACACTGAAGCAGTTCTCAAAGAGCATTGGCGACTTCGTGGAGCAGGATGAAGAGATTGCGACGATCGAGACTGACAAG ATCGACGTTGCTGTCAACGCCCCAGAAGCCGGGACTATCAAGGAGTTTCTTGCCAGCGAGGAAGACACCGTAACCGTCGGACAAGACCTTGTCCGTATCGAGCTCGGTGGAGCGCCGTCAGGCAGTAAAGAAGAACCCGCAGCCTCAAAAGATGAAGCAAAGGAAGCAACAGAATCAGAGCCAGTAAAGACGGAGACCAAACCGCAGCAGAGCCAGACAAGCCTAAACCCCGAACCCAAGCAAACAGAAAAGCCAGCGACAACAAGGGCAGCATCCAAGGAAGCTCAGTCAGCTCAGTCAGAACCAAGCCAGACGTCCACTGCATCAGCCTCTACAGGAAGCCGAGAAGAGCGCCGA GTCAAGATGAACCGTATGCGCCTTCGTATTGCCGAACGCCTCAAGCAATCACAAAACACTGCTGCCTCACTCACGACATTCAATGAGGTGGACATGTCAAACATCATGGAGTTCCGCAAGTTATACAAGGACGACGTGCTTAAAAAGACAGGCGTAAAATTGGGGTTCATGAGCGCCTTCTCCCGCGCGGCTGTTCTCGCCATGCGGGACATTCCGGCGGTCAATGCCTCCATCGAGGGCCCTAACGGCGGCGATACCATTGTCTACCGCGATTACGTGGATATCAGCGTCGCAGTGGCTACCGAGAAGGGTCTTGTGACACCGGTTGTTCGTGACGTCGAGTCGATGGATCTTGTCACTATTGAGAAGGCCATAGCTGACATGGGCAAGAAG GCACGCGATGGTAAGTTGACAATCGAAGATATGGCTGGTGGTACCTTTACCATCAGCAATGGCGGTGTATTTGGCTCGTTGATGGGAACACCTATCATCAATCTGCCACAAAGTGCAGTTTTAGGTCTTCACGCGATCAAGGACAGAGCAGTGGCCGTTAATGGGAAAGTTGAGATCCGACCAATGATGTATCTGGCATTGACTTACGATCACCGCTTGCTCGATGGCAGAGAGGCTGTGCAATTCCTTGTTAAAGTCAAGGAATACATCGAGGACCCGAGACGTATGCTTTTGTAG
- the CIB22 gene encoding NADH dehydrogenase [ubiquinone] 1 beta subcomplex subunit 9, whose product MSSRRAAISLYRRSLKLALDWAVQRQLWRGQALYIRSLFEANRNITDPRQQRALLSETEKLLDTWKHPDPYIPPTAPGGSKYERNLPSPILDPPPHSVNRH is encoded by the exons ATGTCGTCACGACGGGCTGCCAT TTCGCTCTACCGGCGCTCCCTGAAATTGGCGTTGGACTGGGCAGTCCAACGCCAGCTTTGGCGCGGGCAAGCACTTTACATACGATCGCTGTTCGAGGCAAATCGCAACATTACCGATCCCAGACAGCAAAGG GCCTTGCTATCCGAGACGGAGAAGTTGCTTGATACGTGGAAGCACCCTGATCCATATATCCCACCGACTGCACCTGGAG GCTCCAAGTACGAGCGAAATTTGCCATCGCCGATTTTGGATC CGCCTCCACACTCCGTCAACCGACACTGA
- the Dnajc21 gene encoding DnaJ subfamily C member 21: MGAQQSLPGAQSENSTSNPSKICYYELIGVDTDATDAEIKKAYRKKALELHPDRNLNNVQEATRNFAEIQAAYEVLSDPQERAWYDSHRDSILAGNDFAGDDTEPATFRNVRLTTTEEIFSLIRRFNATIPFNDEPTGFFGVSRETFEHLALEEETAAEIGQIDHSYYPTFGSSDDDYEAVVKKFYAAWSGFSTKKSFSWRDKYRLSDAPDRRIRRLMEKENKKCRDDAIREFNDAVRFLVTFVRKRDPRYLPNSQTDAERQKQLRDAAAAQAARSRAANRLKFESYVAPEWSRPQDEHGLDDYFSDIEEEDSEVEILECVICNKSFKSAQQFEAHERSKKHVKAVHHLGKQMKKEGIALELDVAPVQETGQRPTMESVDLFTTEASPQETDPTMYRPADGRAYQEEQIEASDSSTDQQTDEYAPRDEVEERLRLSGPEGCDVDRVEDMAEAHLVASVQSVSLDEVSVSTQGKIGKAKAKRQRKMARQLEEATAQVR; encoded by the exons ATGGGTGCCCAACAGTCTCTGCCAGGGGCTCAAAGTGAAAACTCAACCTCGAATCCCTCCAAGATCTGCTACTATGAGCTTATAGGGGTTGATACAGATGCTACAGACGCCGA GATCAAGAAGGCATATCGAAAGAAGGCTCTTGAGCTTCACCCTGACCGCAATCTTAATAATGTCCAAGAGGCAACGAGGAACTTCGCAGAGATTCAAGCAGCATACGAAGTTTTATCTGATCCTCAGGAACGGGCCTGGTATGACTCACATCGCGATTCGATTCTAGCCGGCAATGACTTTGCGGGGGACGATACCGAACCCGCTACATTTCGTAACGTCCGCCTTACCACAACGGAAGAAATATTCAGCTTAATACGTCGGTTCAATGCCACAATACCCTTTAATGATGAGCCTACTGGATTTTTTGGTGTCTCCAGGGAAACGTTTGAACACCTAGCTCTCGAGGAGGAAACCGCCGCAGAAATTGGGCAGATAGACCATTCTTACTACCCAACTTTCGGGTCCTCAGACGACGATTACGAGGCAGTTGTAAAAAAATTTTATGCTGCATGGTCAGGATTTTCCACCAAAAAGTCATTTTCGTGGAGAGATAAGTATCGCTTATCTGATGCTCCCGATCGACGTATACGTCGTCTTATGGAGAAGGAGAATAAAAAATGTCGAGACGATGCTATTCGTGAGTTCAATGATGCTGTTCGATTTTTGGTAACTTTTGTCCGCAAACGTGACCCTCGATACCTTCCAAATTCCCAGACGGACGCCGAGCGACAAAAGCAACTGCGAGATGCAGCTGCGGCACAAGCCGCTCGGTCGCGTGCTGCCAACCGACTGAAGTTCGAGTCATATGTGGCTCCGGAGTGGTCACGGCCGCAAGACGAACATGGACTGGATGACTATTTTTCCGAtatcgaggaggaggacTCCGAAGTAGAGATTTTGGAATGCGTCATCTGCAACAAGTCGTTCAAAAGTGCTCAGCAATTTGAGGCTCATGAGCGCAGCAAAAAGCACGTGAAAGCTGTTCATCACTTGGGTAAACAAATGAAGAAGGAAGGTATCGCTCTTGAACTAGACGTAGCTCCAGTTCAAGAAACAGGTCAACGCCCGACCATGGAATCAGTTGACCTATTTACCACTGAAGCTAGTCCTCAGGAGACTGACCCAACCATGTACCGACCTGCAGACGGGCGAGCCTATCAGGAAGAGCAGATTGAAGCCTCGGATTCATCGACTGACCAGCAGACCGATGAATATGCTCCAAGAGATGAAGTAGAGGAGCGCTTACGCCTCTCAGGCCCTGAAGGCTGCGATGTTGACCGCGTGGAAGACATGGCTGAAGCCCACCTTGTAGCATCGGTTCAAAGTGTCAGTCTTGATGAGGTATCAGTGTCTACTCAGGGTAAGATTGgaaaggcaaaggccaaaCGACAAAGGAAAATGGCTCGACAGCTAGAAGAGGCTACGGCGCAAGTACGTTGA
- the yod1 gene encoding Ubiquitin thioesterase OTU1 gives MRSRYKSPLGTGILEIDDSATIQMVFEALQAKTRIENFAIKYGPPTNMQSINLEHGGLIAKDLGLHGETLTIVPIELKADLATSGHAPSFRSRETSWNTPAANTSSGDVIVPWPEREGSLLLRVMPSDNSCLFTAFGGALLKQMSAAKLRQMMAEYITEHPDVYNEAILGCSPVDYCRGIKDPDRWGGGIELSILSTIFDIQICTFDVQGQHLMTFGERKQERCILVYSGIHYDRVVFSYSDFPHNVAPLPPEMDRSIWLTDDSEVLVKAKMLVEELNANHYYTDTDGLVLKCNEDGCEWIGNGQLAARKHAEATGHTQLTEIADPEEDSILRRCLREGCTFLGQGASVERHRTDTGHNDFDVIPDM, from the exons ATGAGGTCAAGATATAAAAGTCCTTTGGGAACTGGAATTCTCGAAATTGATGACAGCGCCACGATTCAGATGGTTTTTGAGGCACTTCAGGCAAAGACACGAATCGAAAACTTTGCCATCAAGTACGGCCCTCCCACCAATATGCAGTCCATCAACTTAGAACATGGAGGGCTTATAGCCAAAGACTTGGGGCTCCATGGCGAAACTCTTACAATCGTTCCCATCGAGCTCAAGGCAGATTTGGCAACCTCGGGCCATGCTCCGTCTTTCCGGTCACGAGAAACGAGCTGGAACACCCCCGCTGCCAATACAAGCTCCGGTGATGTAATAGTACCATGGCCAGAAAGAGAAGGCAGCCTAT TGCTTCGTGTCATGCCAAGTGACAATAGCTGTCTCTTTACCGCATTTGGTGGCGCTCTCCTGAAACAGATGTCTGCAGCAAAACTCCGTCAGATGATGGCTGAGTATATTACGGAGCATCCTGATGTCTATAATGAAGCAATTCTGGGCTGTTCGCCCGTGGACTATTGCCGTGGCATCAAGGACCCTGATCGGTGGGGAGGGGGGATCGAACTCAGTATATTATCTACCATCTTTGATATTCAGATATGTACTTTCGATGTTCAG GGACAGCATCTCATGACCTTCGGCGAGCGAAAGCAAGAACGATGCATTTTGGTGTATTCTGGTATTCATTATGACCGCGTCGTATTCAGCTACTCTGATTTCCCTCACAATGTAGCTCCTTTGCCGCCAGAGATGGATAGGTCGATCTGGCTCACAGATGATTCTGAGGTGCTGGtaaaggccaagatgctaGTCGAGGAACTAAATGCAAATCACTACTACACGGACACTGATGGACTGGTCTTGAAGTGCAACGAGGACGGCTGTGAATGGATTGGTAATGGACAACTAGCAGCCAGGAAACATGCTGAGGCTACAGGACATACCCAATTGACAGAAATTGCGGATCCGGAAGAAGACAGTATTTTGCGCAGGTGCTTGAGGGAAGGGTGTACCTTTCTAGGCCAGGGAGCCTCAGTCGAGCGACATAGAACCGACACTGGCCATAATGACTTCGATGTCATTCCCGACATGTAA
- the HTA1 gene encoding Histone H2A, which translates to MTGAGKSGGKASGSKNAQSRSSKAGLAFPVGRVHRLLRKGNYAQRVGAGAPVYLAAVLEYLAAEILELAGNAARDNKKTRIIPRHLQLAIRNDEELNKLLGHVTIAQGGVLPNIHQNLLPKKTGGKSGKNASQEL; encoded by the exons ATGACTGGCGCAGGAAAATCTGGTGGCAAGGCCTCTGGTTCCAAGAATGCTCAATC GCGTTCTTCTAAGGCTGGTCTGGCATTTCCTGTTGGTCGTGTCCACCGTCTTCTCCGAAAGGGCAACTATGCTCAGCGTGTTGGCGCTGGTGCCCCTGTTTACTTGGCTGCTGTTCTCGAGTACCTCGCTGCCGAAATTCTCGAGTTGGCCGGTAACGCTGCCCGCGACAACAAAAAGACTCGTATCATCCCCCGTCACTTGCAACTGGCTATCCGAAACGATGAGGAGTTGAACAAGTTGTTGGGTCATGTCACTATTGCCCAGGGTGGTGTTTTGCCCAATATTCACCAGA ACCTACTGCCGAAGAAGACTGGTGGCAAGAGCGGCAAGAATGCGAGCCAGGAGTTGTAA
- the SQS1 gene encoding Protein SQS1 gives MARSKKSGRPWKGGKSLSTKRSEARSHSGLPENHHEMLAISTAAITLVEEARQTSLHDHGLWNEHAQLRKNPVHFVSAGRTDPLNDHPTKEESSESNSNDKETMLKLSLETQDGMRSSDLVLHNSPTQNYDKFNEEGSQTFHLDIIEDKTTKNSHCSHAVVSNQPSSPDSSSSEEVILFRGRREREGHEFKAKEMLREQEVHHTTESKPPSLSADEDYLSTDYLQSYRSRKRGRRKGHTQYETGDEDIVADYINNMRDSGELDCLFDEIGGNQRELGARDTEVVFSCSDSDTKHNRPQDTNRAAGSQAPQHKKHYFKSIEDTLRHTEDPEDEDALVDLIAAQDLSSSSDVAADTQTPESNFPDTRPARRYGANKQEEFDFMDWSTAHIRSKKGKGYRTQVPFNNDDSDLELQLQVAWKSDRMRKKERKRQREELRSLGMLQKNAKPDDLRTKYPSGMSIEQVGEEIERFLHSGNEVYEPLERISYYGNKANADSIFTSRLSFPPMDLHARKLIHELANKFNIKSKSTGKADQRRPTLYRTIRTLPYAEIPFQNALRQIQRRFLPRLDTKGKRNSKLSTTRGQTLGAAGYREGEVVGASAPELGVDNRGRAMLERMGWSCGTALGSIDNKGILQPVTQTMKKSKAGLG, from the exons ATGGCGAGATCCAAAAAGAGTGGCCGACCATGGAAGGGAGGCAAAAGTTTATCAACTAAGCGCTCCGAGGCTCGGTCACATTCAGGACTTCCTGAAAATCACCATGAAATGCTAGCCATTTCAACAG CTGCAATCACGTTGGTGGAAGAAGCTCGGCAAACGTCGTTGCATGATCATGGTCTCTGGAATGAACACGCTCAGCTCCGAAAGAATCCAGTGCATTTCGTTAGTGCTGGACGAACCGATCCCCTAAATGACCATCCGACCAAGGAGGAGTCCAGCGAATCCAATTCTAATGACAAAGAAACTATGCTGAAACTATCACTGGAAACTCAGGACGGGATGCGTAGTAGCGATCTCGTTCTTCATAATAGCCCAACTCAAAATTACGACAAATTTAACGAAGAGGGGTCGCAAACTTTTCATTTGGACATAATTGAGGATAAGACAACTAAAAACTCTCACTGCTCACACGCCGTGGTGTCGAACCAGCCTTCGTCTCCAGACAGCAGTTCTAGCGAGGAGGTCATCTTGTTCAGAGGACGAAGGGAACGGGAAGGACATGAGTTCAAAGCAAAGGAAATGCTTCGAGAGCAAGAAGTACATCACACTACCGAATCCAAACCCCCATCCCTAAGTGCGGATGAGGACTATCTCTCCACAGACTACTTGCAATCTTATAGAAGTCGTAAGCGTGGAAGGAGAAAGGGCCACACACAGTATGAAACCGGTGACGAAGATATAGTGGCTGACTATATCAACAATATGCGGGACAGCGGAGAACTAGACTGTCTCTTCGACGAAATAGGGGGCAACCAACGAGAACTTGGCGCACGCGATACTGAAGTTGTGTTCAGTTGCTCCGATTCCGATACCAAGCACAATAGACCTCAGGACACCAACAGGGCAGCAGGAAGCCAGGCACCACAGCATAAAAAACATTACTTCAAATCCATTGAAGACACTTTGCGACACACAGAAGATccagaggatgaagatgcccTTGTCGACCTCATTGCTGCACAAGACTTGAGCTCCAGTTCCGACGTTGCTGCTGACACACAGACACCAGAGTCTAACTTCCCCGACACTCGACCTGCAAGAAGGTATGGCGCTAACAAGCAAGAGGAGTTTGATTTTATGGATTGGAGCACAGCTCATATTCGGTCAAAGAAGGGCAAAGGATATCGTACTCAAGTACCATTTAACAACGACGATTCTGACCTAGAATTACAGTTGCAGGTGGCTTGGAAGAGTGACCGGATGAGAAAAAAGGAACGTAAAAGACAACGAGAAGAACTTCGTTCATTAGGAATGCTTCAGAAAAACGCCAAGCCAGACGATCTGAGAACGAAATATCCCTCAGGCATGAGTATTGAACAAGTTGGAGAGGAGATTGAGAGATTTCTGCACAGCGGAAACGAAGTGTATGAGCCTCTTGAGAGAATTTCATACTACGGCAACAAGGCCAATGCTGATTCGATATTTACTTCCAGGCTATCTTTTCCACCAATGGACCTCCACGCCCGAAAGTTGATCCACGAGCTTGCCAACAAGTTCAACATAAAATCTAAATCAACTGGTAAAGCCGACCAGCGCCGTCCAACACTGTACCGCACAATCAGAACACTGCCATATGCCGAAATACCATTCCAAAATGCCTTGAGACAAATCCAAAGGCGCTTCCTGCCCCGACTTGATACCAAGGGTAAAAGAAATTCGAAACTATCCACAACACGGGGCCAAACCCTTGGAGCAGCAGGCTATCGTGAAGGAGAAGTGGTTGGTGCGTCCGCACCGGAACTCGGTGTAGATAACCGCGGAAGAGCCATGCTAGAGAGAATGGGTTGGAGTTGTGGGACTGCCCTCGGATCGATCGACAACAAGGGCATATTGCAACCCGTAACACAGACGATGAAGAAATCTAAGGCAGGACTGGGGTGA
- the ATG4 gene encoding Cysteine protease ATG4 → MESAIANVDLGKYRRIVQLFWDPEPVNDQQLDQPVWCLGRVYSLSAKDTQDAPMNVQHEDQSVQSLSKKHDTSSNSKEENSAEPLAVGTDTEGTPLDSYSGSFSSSLAYEEPSPVGAGWPAAFLDDFASRFWMTYRSNFEIIPKSTDPKAASALSLSMRIRSQLVDQSGFTSDSGWGCMIRSGQSLLANAMAVLDLGRDWRRGMLPDRERRLLALFADDPRAPYSIHNFVRHGEKYCSKYPGEWFGPSATARCIQDLVNSRKQELRIYSTGDGPDIYEDNFMKIAKPDGEVFHPTLVLVGTRLGIDKITPVYWEALIASVQMSQSVGIAGGRPSSSHYFVGSQGHFLFYLDPHHTRKALPYYSDVARYTIDDMDSCHTSRLRRIHVREMDPSMLIGFLIRNEDDWVEWKRCVKHVQGKSIIHVADCHPANEIRDATGRSVIDEVELLSDEDGEDGGIPHDKSE, encoded by the exons ATGGAATCCGCTATTGCCAATGTCGATCTCGGCAAGTACCGGCGAATCGTTCAACTGTTTTGGGACCCTGAACCAGTCAACGATCAGCAATTAGACCAGCCTGTGTGGTGTCTAGGCCGCGTTTATTCTCTGTCCGCAAAGGACACACAAGATGCGCCTATGAATGTTCAGCACGAAGACCAGAGCGTCCAGTCGCTTTCGAAAAAACATGATACTTCATCGAATTCGAAGGAAGAGAACTCTGCAGAACCATTAGCAGTAGGTACGGATACTGAGGGGACGCCTCTGGATTCGTACTCTGGAAGcttttcatcttctctcgCATATGAGGAACCAAGTCCCGTTGGCGCTGGATGGCCTGCGGCCTTCTTGGATGATTTTGCTTCGCGATTTTGGATGACCTACCGATCAAACTTTGAGATTATCCCGAAGTCGACGGACCCTAAAGCAGCATCGGCTTTGTCTCTGTCAATGAGAATAAGGAGCCAACTTGTGGACCAGAGCGGCTTCACATCGGATAGCGGCTGGGGATGTATGATTCGTTCTGGGCAAAGCTTGCTTGCCAATGCCATGGCGGTTTTGGATTTGGGAAGAG ACTGGCGCCGAGGGATGCTGCCAGATCGTGAGCGGCGGCTCCTTGCATTATTTGCTGATGATCCTCGAGCACCATATTCCATTCACAATTTTGTACGACACGGAGAAAAATACTGCAGTAAATACCCAGGCGAGTGGTTTGGTCCTTCCGCTACTGCTCGTTGTATCCA AGATCTGGTTAATTCACGCAAGCAAGAGTTGCGAATCTACTCCACAGGCGATGGGCCAGATATTTATGAAGATAACTTCATGAAAATTGCGAAACCAGATGGAGAGGTTTTCCACCCAACCCTGGTTTTAGTAGGAACGAGACTGGGCATTGATAAAATCACGCCTGTGTATTGGGAGGCACTCATAGCATCTGTACAGATGTCCCAGTCGGTCGGGATAGCTGG TGGTCGCCCCTCATCGTCCCATTATTTCGTTGGCTCCCAAGGCCATTTTCTTTTCTACTTGGACCCTCATCATACCCGAAAAGCTTTACCCTACTATTCGGATGTAGCGAGGTATACAATTGATGACATGGACTCATGCCATACATCTCGCTTAAGACGTATTCATGTTCGGGAAATGGACCCAAGTATGTTGATTGGGTTTCTAATTCGAAATGAAGATGATTGGGTTGAGTGGAAGCGATGTGTCAAACATGTCCAGGGCAAATCTATAATTCACGTGGCAGATTGCCATCCCGCAAACGAAATTCGAGACGCGACTGGGCGATCTGTTATTGATGAAGTAGAGCTCTTGAGCGATGAGGATGGGGAAGATGGCGGAATTCCACATGACAAAAGTGAATAA